A genomic window from Nitrospinota bacterium includes:
- a CDS encoding amidohydrolase family protein: MRLSILELPVIDHHCHSLSPPHVPLGEEEALALFSESDERDQARHHVPTSLFFRRAIKDWSSLLGCEPTLTAILRARKAQDIAAYGGRLVTEARIVALLVDEAFPPGSLPVSELRALLPCQVHPILRLEDLLERLIMEENDFTSFLSRYREEVEAGVAAGCVALKSIIAYRTGLALEPTTVDEAGAAFDEVRSEAERKGAIRLQHKQLLDYCIWQGVEMSGRLKVPIQFHTGFGDSDLDLRLSNPLHLRSLLEDEVCDGASVVLLHAGYPFVREAGYLVSLYANVYVGLSLAIPFVHYSMVSILGDLLGIAPWSKVLYGSDGFTIPELYWWGATHAKQALAATLGEIVAFGSLTEEEALEAAEAILHGNAQKLYRLDVAGV; encoded by the coding sequence ATGCGCCTCTCCATCCTAGAACTCCCCGTCATCGACCATCATTGCCATTCCCTCTCCCCGCCCCATGTCCCGCTTGGCGAAGAAGAGGCCCTGGCTCTGTTCAGCGAGAGCGACGAGCGCGACCAGGCCCGCCACCACGTGCCCACTTCGCTCTTTTTCCGCCGGGCGATAAAAGACTGGAGCTCGCTGCTTGGGTGTGAGCCCACACTGACGGCAATCCTCCGGGCCCGCAAGGCTCAAGACATCGCCGCTTATGGGGGGAGGCTCGTCACTGAGGCGAGAATCGTAGCGCTGCTCGTCGACGAGGCCTTCCCCCCGGGGAGCCTTCCCGTCTCTGAGCTGCGGGCGCTGCTTCCGTGCCAGGTCCATCCCATCCTTCGCCTCGAAGACCTTTTGGAACGGCTCATAATGGAGGAGAACGACTTCACCTCCTTTCTGTCGCGGTACCGGGAGGAGGTGGAGGCCGGGGTTGCGGCCGGCTGTGTGGCCCTGAAAAGCATTATCGCCTACCGGACCGGGCTTGCCTTGGAGCCAACCACTGTGGATGAGGCCGGGGCGGCCTTCGACGAAGTGCGCAGCGAGGCCGAACGGAAGGGTGCCATCCGGCTCCAGCACAAACAACTGCTCGATTACTGCATCTGGCAGGGTGTTGAGATGAGCGGCAGGCTGAAGGTTCCAATTCAATTCCACACCGGGTTCGGGGACTCCGACCTTGACCTAAGGCTGAGTAACCCTCTCCACCTGCGCTCGCTCCTGGAAGATGAGGTCTGCGATGGGGCCTCAGTCGTGCTGCTCCACGCCGGCTACCCCTTTGTTCGAGAAGCGGGCTACCTGGTGAGCCTCTACGCGAATGTCTACGTGGGGCTCTCGCTGGCCATCCCGTTCGTCCACTACAGCATGGTCTCCATCCTGGGCGACCTTCTGGGGATTGCTCCCTGGAGCAAGGTCCTGTACGGCTCCGACGGCTTTACCATTCCCGAGCTCTACTGGTGGGGCGCAACCCACGCCAAGCAGGCCCTGGCGGCCACCCTGGGCGAGATAGTGGCCTTCGGCTCCCTCACGGAAGAGGAGGCGCTGGAGGCGGCTGAGGCGATCCTCCACGGTAATGCCCAAAAGCTCTACCGGCTCGATGTGGCGGGGGTGTGA
- a CDS encoding glutamine synthetase codes for MSDPDRVIARAREAGVQLVRFLYCDSDGVIRGKTTHIDFLKSSMESGIGLTVAMQSFIMLDAIAPEGTFGPVGEIRMVPDLESFTQLPYAPRSARMLVNLVEHDRTPWEACPRSFLGRMIERSSRRGIKWQAAFENEFYLVRQSGESFLPIDQSLCFSSIGMDEAEAIIHEMIDALSEQGVRVEKYFPELGPGQQEIPIVHTTALKAADNQIVFRETIRGVARTHGLWATFAPKPFADLPGNGCHIHLSAWDEDGQLNLFFDADDPHRLSRHGYHFIGGVLAHLPALVALTAPSVNSYRRLQPQTWASAYTCYGPDNREAAVRIASGYWEREMKSLNLELKCSDPSNNPYIALGGLLAAGLDGIEKEIDPGEPLMVDPARLSEEERASRGIERLPTTLEEAINALEQDEVLCEAMGPVLAKEYIIVKRAVWEGFKDKDLEFELAQHFYKF; via the coding sequence ATGTCTGATCCGGATCGTGTTATCGCCCGAGCCCGCGAGGCCGGGGTCCAGCTCGTCCGCTTTCTCTATTGTGACAGCGACGGGGTCATCCGGGGCAAGACAACCCACATCGATTTTCTCAAGTCCTCCATGGAATCTGGGATCGGACTCACCGTCGCCATGCAGTCGTTCATCATGCTGGACGCCATCGCTCCTGAGGGGACTTTCGGCCCCGTGGGGGAGATTCGGATGGTTCCCGACTTAGAGTCGTTCACCCAGTTGCCGTATGCGCCCCGAAGCGCCAGGATGCTGGTTAACCTCGTCGAGCACGACCGCACGCCCTGGGAGGCCTGCCCTCGCTCGTTCCTCGGTCGAATGATCGAGCGCTCCAGCCGGCGGGGGATTAAGTGGCAAGCGGCATTCGAGAACGAGTTCTACCTCGTCCGACAAAGCGGGGAGAGCTTTTTGCCCATTGACCAGAGCCTCTGTTTCAGCTCCATCGGTATGGACGAGGCCGAGGCGATTATCCATGAGATGATCGACGCCCTGAGCGAGCAGGGCGTCAGGGTGGAAAAATACTTCCCCGAGCTGGGTCCAGGCCAGCAGGAGATTCCCATCGTCCACACTACGGCCCTCAAGGCGGCGGACAACCAGATCGTCTTTAGAGAGACGATCCGGGGCGTGGCGCGCACCCACGGGCTGTGGGCTACCTTCGCCCCCAAACCATTCGCCGACCTCCCGGGCAACGGCTGCCACATCCACCTTAGCGCCTGGGACGAGGACGGCCAGCTGAATCTATTCTTCGACGCCGATGACCCCCATCGCCTCAGTCGCCACGGCTATCACTTTATCGGTGGGGTCCTTGCCCACCTGCCCGCCCTTGTTGCCCTTACCGCCCCCAGCGTCAACTCCTACCGGCGGCTTCAGCCTCAGACATGGGCGTCCGCCTACACCTGTTACGGGCCCGACAACCGGGAGGCGGCGGTCCGCATCGCCTCGGGCTACTGGGAGCGGGAGATGAAGAGCCTCAACCTCGAGCTCAAGTGCTCCGACCCTAGCAACAACCCCTACATCGCCCTGGGAGGGCTGCTGGCCGCCGGGCTGGACGGGATTGAAAAAGAGATAGACCCGGGCGAGCCGTTGATGGTCGACCCGGCGCGCCTGAGCGAGGAGGAGCGGGCTTCCCGCGGCATCGAACGCCTGCCCACCACGCTCGAAGAAGCCATCAACGCCCTCGAGCAGGATGAGGTCCTCTGCGAGGCCATGGGGCCGGTCCTGGCAAAAGAGTACATCATCGTGAAGCGGGCCGTCTGGGAAGGCTTCAAAGATAAGGACCTGGAGTTCGAGCTGGCCCAGCACTTCTACAAGTTTTAA
- a CDS encoding helix-turn-helix transcriptional regulator, whose amino-acid sequence MRRPKASKKGLPPSIGQRLRMARLAHGLTLREVELVTGIGVSHLSQIENGYRNVNVVKLEAMAVCYDCAVADFFPRAGEPKPDFYKAKRLTPTQRKVLNAMENEAMAGHLLEQARMKVKYKAAKARRRRAAKER is encoded by the coding sequence ATGCGCCGACCCAAAGCATCGAAGAAGGGCCTCCCGCCGAGCATCGGACAGCGCCTTCGGATGGCGCGCCTCGCCCACGGGCTGACCCTCAGAGAGGTGGAGCTGGTCACCGGGATCGGTGTCTCCCACCTCTCGCAGATCGAAAACGGCTACAGAAACGTCAACGTCGTCAAGCTCGAGGCCATGGCCGTCTGTTACGACTGCGCCGTGGCGGACTTCTTCCCCCGGGCCGGCGAGCCAAAGCCGGATTTCTACAAGGCCAAGCGCCTGACCCCCACCCAGCGCAAGGTGCTCAACGCCATGGAGAATGAGGCGATGGCCGGGCACCTCCTCGAGCAGGCCCGAATGAAGGTCAAGTACAAGGCCGCCAAGGCCCGCCGCCGCCGGGCG